A DNA window from Acinetobacter sp. 10FS3-1 contains the following coding sequences:
- the hemC gene encoding hydroxymethylbilane synthase yields the protein MKTLKIATRQSPLALWQAEHIRARLQDLHTGLQVELVTFVTQGDKILDTPLAKIGGKGLFVKELEAALLDGRADLAVHSMKDVPMALPEGLALAVICEREDPLDAFVSNHYASFDDLPHGAKVGTSSLRRKTQILKQRPDLEIIDLRGNVGTRLSKLDAGQYDAIILASAGLKRLGLAERIRHTLAAEVSLPAVGQGALGLECREGDQAVLDLILPLLHAETDACVRAERAFNAYLEGGCQVPIAGYATLNQDHISIEGRVGSVDGAVLLRAQHTGHITEAEQLGVQLAKDLLDQGAGDLLKALYSN from the coding sequence ATGAAGACCCTAAAAATTGCAACTCGACAAAGTCCACTTGCACTTTGGCAAGCGGAACATATTCGTGCGCGTTTACAGGACCTGCATACTGGTTTACAGGTCGAGTTAGTCACTTTTGTTACACAGGGCGATAAAATCCTGGATACGCCATTGGCTAAAATTGGTGGAAAGGGATTATTTGTAAAAGAACTGGAAGCAGCTTTACTGGATGGACGTGCAGATCTGGCGGTTCACTCTATGAAAGATGTCCCGATGGCGTTACCTGAAGGTCTGGCCTTAGCAGTGATCTGTGAGCGTGAAGATCCGCTGGATGCTTTTGTTTCTAATCATTACGCCAGCTTTGATGACTTGCCACACGGTGCCAAGGTAGGAACTTCGAGTTTGCGCCGTAAGACTCAGATTTTAAAGCAGCGTCCGGATCTGGAGATTATTGACCTGCGCGGTAATGTAGGTACCCGTTTATCTAAACTGGATGCAGGACAGTATGATGCTATCATTTTAGCCAGTGCCGGTTTGAAACGCCTTGGTCTGGCAGAGCGTATCCGTCATACCCTTGCAGCTGAAGTCAGTCTGCCTGCGGTAGGACAGGGGGCTTTGGGACTAGAATGCCGTGAGGGCGATCAGGCGGTGCTGGATCTTATTCTGCCACTTTTACATGCGGAAACCGATGCTTGCGTCCGTGCGGAGCGTGCCTTTAATGCCTATCTGGAGGGTGGCTGTCAGGTACCAATTGCAGGTTATGCGACTTTAAATCAGGATCATATTTCGATTGAAGGTCGGGTGGGCAGTGTAGATGGGGCCGTGCTGTTACGTGCCCAGCATACCGGACATATCACAGAGGCTGAGCAACTCGGCGTGCAGTTGGCCAAAGACCTGCTGGATCAGGGGGCGGGCGATCTACTGAAGGCGCTTTATTCAAACTGA
- a CDS encoding uroporphyrinogen-III synthase: MLFINTRPRDRAAKLTEQLQNAQIPVVELPLLELIAQPLSEDLLALYRRLDQADIIVVVSPTAVQLGMRYLQQAGVALHSLQHVQWVAVGQATEKALAAYGIHSHVPELETSEGMLQLPVLKQLALPATVAFWRGEGGRQFMMQHLHEQKVQVLNFVLYRRQCPAESADILEKKRAVIQAEQPCVVLISSEASWLNWLDLAEKSCPQLIHQAHYLVLGPRLAVLLGEYQQQHQAGFQFAQLDDLSGSTILHYMLTTLGHS; encoded by the coding sequence ATGTTGTTTATCAATACCCGACCCAGAGATCGTGCTGCAAAGTTGACTGAGCAGTTACAAAACGCACAGATTCCTGTTGTAGAATTGCCTTTACTGGAGCTGATCGCACAGCCTCTTTCAGAGGATCTGCTGGCTTTATATCGCCGGCTGGATCAGGCCGATATTATTGTGGTGGTCAGCCCAACTGCAGTGCAACTGGGAATGCGGTATTTGCAGCAGGCGGGTGTCGCCCTGCACAGCTTGCAGCATGTGCAGTGGGTGGCAGTCGGTCAGGCCACAGAAAAAGCGTTGGCAGCCTATGGTATTCACAGTCATGTGCCGGAGCTAGAAACCTCTGAAGGGATGCTGCAATTGCCAGTCCTGAAGCAGCTGGCGTTGCCAGCGACGGTGGCCTTCTGGCGGGGTGAAGGGGGACGCCAGTTCATGATGCAGCATCTGCATGAGCAGAAGGTTCAGGTATTGAATTTTGTACTTTACCGACGGCAATGTCCGGCCGAGAGTGCAGACATTCTAGAAAAAAAACGGGCTGTGATTCAGGCTGAACAGCCTTGCGTAGTATTAATCAGTAGTGAAGCCAGCTGGCTCAACTGGCTGGATCTGGCAGAAAAAAGCTGTCCACAACTGATTCATCAGGCGCATTATCTGGTTTTGGGGCCGCGTTTGGCAGTGCTCCTGGGGGAATATCAACAGCAGCATCAGGCAGGTTTTCAATTCGCGCAGCTCGATGACTTAAGCGGATCAACCATTCTGCACTATATGCTGACGACATTAGGGCATTCATGA
- a CDS encoding heme biosynthesis protein HemY, translating to MKQILLAYLLACLFGIAILSVMSYGHGPGYVYLYWREWQIQTTFWFLAAMLALTSLVMQMIWYATKRYLSREQRKHETVFSFARLHPYEQLAVVWLLNAAQDQRNFIQQSFNTSGLLKYIIEARLSWGQQQYSEALQALNQSNPMAFELAELQRIEIYLSQQDGQQALTHLEFLNQHELSPWLNQVKTAYEQRLNSLWGQFALQFPWLYLRSTKYGHLDQKVKKSWLEQLLADYDQASEEDLKYLQQRYLDLKPQLFTRDYEVNLLWLKLLFKMPEMSAEHESLAMQLLEQQFNQDVFYLWFQQQLLRQAPDYSYIAEQIALWENKYMTLPILTFAKWHVLRATGHTEEAEQLLDLYPDDIRMGYLRIKSVLQDREDLLQQLHKVFESNVNFIEIRI from the coding sequence ATGAAACAGATTTTGCTTGCTTATTTATTGGCGTGTTTGTTTGGCATTGCGATCCTAAGCGTGATGAGTTATGGCCATGGCCCAGGATATGTCTATTTATACTGGCGTGAATGGCAAATTCAGACCACCTTCTGGTTTCTGGCTGCTATGCTGGCGCTGACCAGTTTGGTGATGCAAATGATCTGGTATGCCACCAAACGCTATTTGAGCCGTGAACAGCGCAAGCATGAAACAGTGTTTAGTTTTGCCCGTTTACATCCTTATGAGCAGTTGGCTGTGGTCTGGTTGCTGAATGCAGCACAGGATCAGCGCAATTTTATTCAGCAGTCTTTTAATACTTCAGGGCTACTCAAATATATTATTGAGGCGCGATTATCTTGGGGACAGCAGCAATATAGCGAAGCTTTGCAAGCCTTAAATCAATCTAACCCTATGGCATTTGAGCTGGCAGAATTACAGCGAATAGAAATTTATTTATCTCAGCAAGATGGCCAGCAGGCTTTAACCCATTTAGAGTTTTTAAACCAGCATGAATTATCACCTTGGTTAAATCAGGTGAAAACTGCCTATGAACAGCGTTTAAATTCATTATGGGGACAGTTTGCCTTACAGTTTCCGTGGTTATATCTGCGCTCGACCAAATATGGACACTTAGACCAAAAAGTCAAAAAGTCCTGGTTAGAACAGTTATTAGCGGACTATGATCAGGCCAGTGAAGAAGATTTAAAATATTTGCAGCAACGGTATCTGGATTTAAAACCCCAGTTATTTACGCGTGATTATGAGGTTAACCTCTTATGGCTAAAACTATTATTTAAAATGCCCGAAATGAGCGCCGAACATGAAAGTCTGGCTATGCAGTTACTGGAACAGCAATTTAATCAGGATGTCTTTTATTTGTGGTTCCAGCAGCAACTATTAAGACAGGCTCCAGATTATAGTTATATTGCTGAGCAAATTGCACTTTGGGAAAATAAATATATGACCCTGCCTATTCTGACCTTTGCCAAATGGCACGTGTTACGGGCCACAGGGCATACTGAGGAAGCTGAGCAATTGCTGGACTTATACCCGGATGATATTCGTATGGGTTATTTAAGAATTAAGTCGGTCTTGCAGGACAGAGAGGATTTGTTGCAACAGCTGCATAAGGTATTTGAATCGAATGTCAATTTTATAGAAATTAGAATTTAA
- a CDS encoding acyl-CoA thioesterase codes for MSELQQYPIIYSQVVAWGDMDAFGHVNNVIYYRYIEIARLAYLNQLNVFDEDILTVVASNQCRYLKPVVYPDQLKIAVRIDELRHTAIRMHYLLWSEVQQCIVATSEAVIVCLNKHTLQKTVIPPTIREKIIQLESSVGHII; via the coding sequence ATGTCGGAATTACAACAATATCCAATCATTTACTCACAGGTCGTGGCTTGGGGAGATATGGACGCTTTTGGTCATGTTAATAATGTTATCTATTACCGCTATATTGAAATTGCACGTCTGGCGTATTTAAATCAATTAAATGTTTTTGATGAAGATATTTTAACTGTAGTGGCTTCAAATCAATGCCGATATTTAAAACCGGTGGTCTATCCTGATCAGTTAAAGATTGCGGTGCGTATTGATGAACTCAGACATACTGCGATCAGAATGCATTATCTATTATGGAGTGAAGTACAACAGTGTATTGTGGCCACTTCAGAAGCAGTAATTGTCTGTCTCAATAAACACACTCTACAAAAAACAGTCATTCCGCCAACTATTCGAGAAAAAATCATCCAACTTGAATCAAGTGTGGGGCATATAATTTAA
- a CDS encoding H-NS family nucleoid-associated regulatory protein — protein MMPDITNLSVEQLKRLQAEAEALIASKKDQEIEEAYRQVLEIAEKVGLSIEQLIEFGASKRKKTSRKSVEPRYRSKSNTADTWTGRGKQPRWLVAELEKGAKLEDFLI, from the coding sequence ATAATGCCGGATATCACAAATCTATCTGTTGAACAGTTAAAACGCCTGCAAGCTGAAGCTGAAGCCCTGATTGCCTCAAAAAAAGATCAAGAAATTGAAGAAGCTTATCGTCAAGTTTTAGAGATTGCGGAAAAAGTGGGATTAAGTATTGAACAGCTGATCGAGTTTGGCGCGTCGAAACGTAAAAAAACCTCACGTAAATCTGTAGAGCCACGTTATCGCAGTAAATCGAATACTGCAGATACCTGGACCGGTCGTGGTAAACAGCCACGTTGGCTGGTTGCAGAATTGGAAAAAGGTGCAAAGCTGGAAGATTTTTTAATTTAA
- the gspN gene encoding type II secretion system protein N produces MSSKPKTLKWLILAIGAFFIFVVLQVPAAWLVSKFYKNNQVLHNINGNIWQGSADWKKGNLTGSLNWQLRPLDLLLLRLGAQVDLHSGNTQLSGTLAYGLNKTLRVKNLEGQLAPESLKKLAAWQWPSNSIQLKELDFKYKKEQGFSQVTGQLQWAGGELIYTFAQRQEQINVPALTGQLSDESNQLLLDVRDARDQRMLNIKLDPDLMLDVQLTQRFLMNAPAYTGKAGLDTYVISTRQPLMGGLN; encoded by the coding sequence ATGAGCAGTAAACCGAAAACTTTAAAGTGGTTAATACTTGCAATTGGGGCCTTTTTTATCTTTGTTGTACTGCAGGTGCCAGCAGCTTGGTTAGTTTCAAAATTTTATAAAAATAATCAGGTCTTACACAATATTAACGGGAATATCTGGCAGGGAAGTGCAGACTGGAAAAAAGGAAACTTAACTGGAAGCTTGAATTGGCAGCTCAGACCTCTGGACCTGCTATTGCTGAGATTGGGGGCTCAAGTCGATCTGCATAGCGGTAATACTCAACTTTCCGGCACCCTGGCATACGGCCTGAACAAAACTTTAAGAGTTAAAAATCTTGAAGGTCAGCTGGCACCAGAAAGCTTAAAAAAGCTGGCCGCCTGGCAATGGCCTAGTAATTCAATCCAGCTCAAAGAGCTGGACTTTAAGTATAAAAAAGAGCAGGGCTTTAGCCAGGTGACGGGTCAGCTACAGTGGGCAGGAGGAGAGTTGATCTATACTTTTGCCCAGCGTCAGGAACAGATCAATGTGCCAGCTTTAACTGGTCAGCTCTCGGATGAAAGTAACCAGCTGCTGCTGGACGTACGAGATGCCCGCGATCAGCGAATGCTAAATATAAAACTTGATCCTGATCTCATGCTGGATGTCCAGCTCACCCAGCGTTTCTTGATGAATGCACCTGCTTATACAGGTAAAGCCGGTCTGGACACCTATGTCATTAGTACCCGCCAACCGCTGATGGGAGGGCTAAACTGA
- a CDS encoding type II secretion system protein N: MAFSLDDLKNLNLQQANRAAPVLLLFLMLYVCWKLAALFWLLVAPPQAMQVDRVELGSQQPQVPNISAFSLFQENTQTAATTEIANLSLQGVVVASPSYNSSAVFKINDQVDRYRVGETLANSGFELAEVYWDRVVLRRPGGATQEVFFKGLENGLNQPIVPEQSLLSAKPSSGNEGRAEPQAPAPSPQNEIGRAIQQMQENREQYLQNMGVSAADGSYEVTSRTPLALRNRLGLRPGDRILSLNGQTLTQGQTEAQLLEQARREGQVKLEIQRGDQVMTIQQDLK, from the coding sequence ATGGCCTTCTCTCTAGATGACTTGAAGAACTTGAATCTGCAGCAAGCTAACCGGGCTGCACCTGTATTGCTCCTGTTTTTAATGCTGTATGTATGCTGGAAACTGGCTGCTCTATTCTGGTTGTTGGTGGCTCCTCCTCAGGCCATGCAGGTAGATCGGGTTGAACTCGGTTCACAACAGCCACAGGTGCCGAATATCAGTGCATTTTCGTTATTTCAGGAAAACACACAAACGGCGGCAACGACCGAGATTGCTAATCTCAGCTTGCAAGGGGTGGTGGTGGCCAGCCCGAGTTATAACTCTTCAGCAGTTTTTAAGATCAATGATCAGGTCGACCGTTACCGTGTGGGCGAAACGCTGGCCAATAGTGGATTTGAGCTGGCAGAAGTGTATTGGGATCGGGTTGTACTGCGCCGTCCTGGCGGGGCCACGCAGGAAGTATTCTTCAAAGGGCTGGAAAATGGTTTAAATCAGCCGATTGTTCCAGAACAGTCTCTGCTGTCTGCCAAGCCCTCTTCAGGTAATGAAGGTCGGGCTGAGCCTCAAGCTCCTGCCCCATCACCGCAAAATGAGATTGGTCGTGCCATTCAGCAGATGCAGGAAAATCGTGAACAATATTTACAAAATATGGGGGTTAGTGCAGCCGATGGCAGTTATGAAGTCACCTCTCGTACACCGCTTGCGCTGCGTAACCGCCTGGGTTTAAGACCGGGGGATCGGATTCTGTCTTTAAATGGCCAGACGCTCACACAGGGGCAGACTGAAGCACAATTACTAGAACAGGCTCGACGTGAAGGTCAGGTGAAACTCGAAATACAACGTGGTGATCAGGTGATGACCATACAACAAGATTTGAAATGA
- the gspD gene encoding type II secretion system secretin GspD, which produces MALFNNNRSAWALCAAAPLVAMVSTASYAQTWKINLRDADLTVFINEVADITGKNFAVDPRVRGNVTVISNKPLNKNEVYDLFLGVLNVNGVVAIPSGNTIKLVPDSNVKNSGIPYDARSRARGDQIVTRVIWLENTNPNDLIPALRPLMPQFAHLAAVPGTNALIVSDRANNIYQLETIIRNLDGTGQNDIEAVSLQSSQAEEMIELIESMTATGAAKDLRGSRVRVIADVRTNRILIKGDLATRKRVRQMIETLDVPAADRLGGLKVFRLKYASAKNLAEILQGLVTGQAVKSSSDHASSDSSSSNPISNLSNSNSAGSNSNSNGASGIQLNSGMKAEQGGISSFSANGVSIIADATQNSLVVKADPQLMREIESAINQLDVRRQQVLIEAAIIEIEGNDADQLGVQWALGDLNSGIGLINFDNFGSSLKNIAAGYLTGGLAGAGSALGTGGSLILGDYKEGADGSRKLYGALIQALKETTKSNLLSTPSIVTMDNEEAYIVVGENVPFVTGSVSTGAAGVANPYTTIERKDVGVTLKVIPHIGEDGTVRLEVEQEVSDVKANKGQASDLVTSKRAIKTSILAEHGQTIVLGGLISDNTSYGRQAIPGLGAIPGLGRLFRSEGKSNQKRNLLIFIHPTIVGDKNAVRKLTQQRYSQLYSLQLALDADGNFSKLPENVDDVYQQRIPVSKTPLKNSPYQTVPTAPATNSSTVTTTPVAIEPVIPQQTVPPVEQIEKSKNTVTTTTLRPKS; this is translated from the coding sequence ATGGCTTTATTTAATAATAATCGATCAGCTTGGGCGCTGTGCGCGGCTGCACCATTGGTGGCTATGGTCAGTACGGCCAGTTATGCACAAACCTGGAAAATTAATCTCCGGGATGCAGACTTAACCGTTTTCATTAATGAAGTTGCTGATATTACAGGTAAAAATTTTGCAGTAGATCCCCGGGTACGTGGTAATGTTACGGTGATTTCCAATAAACCTTTAAATAAAAATGAAGTTTATGACCTGTTTTTAGGCGTGTTGAATGTCAATGGGGTAGTGGCCATTCCTTCAGGTAATACCATCAAGTTGGTGCCTGATAGCAATGTCAAAAACTCGGGCATTCCCTATGATGCCCGTAGCCGCGCTCGTGGAGACCAGATTGTTACCCGGGTCATCTGGCTGGAAAATACCAATCCGAATGACCTGATTCCGGCCCTGCGTCCTTTAATGCCGCAATTTGCCCATCTGGCTGCTGTGCCGGGCACCAATGCCCTGATCGTGTCAGATCGTGCCAATAATATTTATCAGCTGGAAACCATCATCCGTAATCTGGACGGAACAGGGCAAAATGACATCGAGGCAGTAAGCCTGCAATCGAGTCAGGCTGAAGAAATGATCGAGCTGATTGAGTCGATGACCGCGACAGGTGCCGCCAAGGATCTGCGTGGTTCTCGTGTTCGGGTAATTGCCGATGTGCGAACCAACCGGATTCTGATCAAAGGTGATTTGGCCACCCGCAAACGGGTACGTCAGATGATTGAAACGCTGGATGTGCCGGCCGCCGACCGTCTGGGCGGATTAAAAGTCTTTCGCCTGAAATATGCGAGTGCCAAGAATCTGGCGGAAATTCTGCAAGGTCTGGTCACAGGGCAGGCCGTGAAAAGTAGTTCGGATCATGCGTCATCTGACTCATCTTCCTCCAATCCCATCAGTAATTTAAGCAATAGCAACAGTGCTGGCAGCAATTCAAATAGTAATGGTGCTTCCGGTATTCAGCTGAACAGTGGCATGAAAGCCGAGCAGGGGGGCATCAGTAGTTTTAGTGCCAATGGGGTTAGTATTATTGCGGACGCTACCCAGAACTCGCTGGTGGTCAAAGCAGATCCGCAGTTAATGCGTGAAATAGAATCTGCAATTAACCAGCTGGATGTTCGTCGCCAGCAGGTGCTGATTGAAGCTGCCATTATTGAGATTGAAGGCAATGACGCGGACCAGCTTGGGGTGCAATGGGCCCTGGGTGATCTCAATAGCGGTATTGGCTTGATTAACTTTGATAATTTTGGCAGCAGCCTGAAAAATATTGCCGCGGGTTATCTGACTGGCGGCCTAGCAGGGGCGGGCAGTGCGCTGGGTACAGGTGGCTCATTAATCCTGGGTGACTATAAAGAAGGGGCAGATGGGTCCCGCAAGCTGTATGGAGCCTTGATTCAGGCGCTCAAAGAAACCACCAAATCCAATCTGTTGTCTACGCCGTCTATTGTCACGATGGACAATGAAGAAGCGTATATCGTGGTAGGTGAAAACGTACCTTTTGTTACCGGTTCAGTATCGACGGGTGCTGCTGGTGTTGCCAATCCCTATACCACGATTGAACGTAAGGATGTCGGGGTAACCTTAAAAGTGATTCCACACATTGGGGAGGATGGTACGGTACGTCTGGAAGTCGAACAGGAGGTATCGGATGTTAAAGCCAATAAAGGACAGGCATCTGATCTGGTGACCAGTAAACGGGCCATTAAAACCTCGATTCTGGCTGAACATGGCCAAACCATTGTATTGGGCGGTCTGATTTCGGACAACACCAGTTATGGCCGTCAGGCTATACCGGGTCTGGGTGCCATTCCAGGTCTTGGCCGCTTATTCCGCTCCGAAGGAAAGTCTAATCAGAAACGTAACCTGTTGATTTTTATTCATCCGACCATTGTGGGCGACAAGAATGCAGTACGCAAACTGACCCAACAGCGCTATAGCCAGTTATATAGTTTGCAATTGGCTCTGGATGCAGATGGGAATTTCTCCAAATTGCCGGAAAATGTAGATGATGTCTATCAGCAGCGTATTCCAGTGTCTAAAACCCCATTAAAAAATTCGCCTTATCAGACTGTGCCAACGGCCCCTGCAACGAACTCATCTACAGTGACGACCACACCTGTTGCAATCGAGCCAGTCATTCCACAGCAGACTGTACCGCCTGTCGAGCAGATCGAAAAAAGTAAAAATACCGTTACAACCACTACACTTAGACCGAAAAGCTAG
- a CDS encoding FHA domain-containing protein, with product MTWKIHAITDDLAGQDIAIERDMLVGRHQSADIVLQAAEISRKHAAFLLKEDALWVQDLGSSNGTFVNDLRIEQETLLKQDDIVQFASLKFLVLEPVRAVDVAADIEATAEKVTEDVEVVEKTPAQHMNEQGIPELKERDASIQLTRDGMPTNVGIPKPAPIAEGIDLTAVKPEPAPVSVEQPISRVEQEKQAQKNASVGLISLIVLVILAIIAWVLFK from the coding sequence ATGACTTGGAAAATACATGCGATTACAGATGATCTCGCTGGACAAGATATTGCAATAGAGCGTGACATGCTGGTAGGGCGTCATCAGAGCGCCGATATTGTGTTGCAGGCAGCAGAGATTTCGCGTAAACATGCGGCTTTCCTGCTTAAAGAGGATGCACTGTGGGTGCAGGATTTGGGTTCATCCAATGGTACCTTTGTAAATGATCTGCGTATTGAGCAGGAAACCCTGTTAAAGCAAGATGATATCGTTCAATTCGCCAGCTTGAAGTTTTTGGTGCTTGAACCGGTTCGTGCGGTTGACGTTGCTGCAGACATTGAAGCAACTGCTGAAAAAGTGACTGAAGATGTAGAAGTGGTTGAAAAAACGCCAGCTCAACATATGAATGAGCAAGGTATACCAGAATTGAAAGAGCGTGATGCTTCAATCCAGTTAACACGTGATGGCATGCCAACCAATGTCGGTATTCCGAAACCGGCCCCGATTGCTGAAGGTATTGATCTGACCGCCGTCAAGCCTGAGCCTGCCCCGGTTTCGGTAGAGCAGCCGATTTCCCGTGTTGAACAGGAAAAACAGGCGCAGAAAAATGCTTCTGTAGGCTTGATTTCCCTGATTGTACTGGTGATTCTGGCGATTATTGCCTGGGTATTATTTAAATAG
- the gph gene encoding phosphoglycolate phosphatase (PGP is an essential enzyme in the glycolate salvage pathway in higher organisms (photorespiration in plants). Phosphoglycolate results from the oxidase activity of RubisCO in the Calvin cycle when concentrations of carbon dioxide are low relative to oxygen. This enzyme is a member of the Haloacid Dehalogenase (HAD) superfamily of aspartate-nucleophile hydrolase enzymes (PF00702).), which yields MSIAQLEQRQLILFDLDGTLVDSAHDLYRAMNMSLNIMQLPSVTEEQVRVWIGKGSSLFCESVLRHLVGEVMPAQHQELLSTFLEIYNADPCIDTVPFPGILEFLAWAKAEGKTLICVTNKPERPACSILDTLEMSQYFTDTIGGDRFAERKPHPRQLLHCVEHYQVAKEQVLLIGDSCNDIEAARRAGIDCIVVSYGYNHGEDIADSQPQQIVSDLRDLLN from the coding sequence ATGTCAATTGCACAGCTCGAACAGCGCCAGCTGATTTTATTTGATCTGGATGGTACCTTGGTGGATTCGGCTCATGATCTGTATCGCGCCATGAATATGAGTCTTAATATCATGCAACTGCCCTCGGTGACGGAAGAGCAGGTGCGGGTCTGGATTGGCAAGGGCAGTTCCCTCTTTTGCGAGAGCGTCCTGCGCCATTTGGTCGGTGAGGTGATGCCAGCGCAGCATCAGGAATTACTCAGTACCTTTCTGGAAATTTACAATGCCGATCCATGTATTGATACCGTGCCTTTCCCGGGGATTCTGGAATTTCTGGCTTGGGCCAAGGCCGAAGGTAAAACCCTGATCTGTGTTACCAATAAACCGGAGCGTCCGGCATGCAGTATTCTGGATACCTTGGAAATGTCACAGTATTTTACAGATACCATCGGTGGTGACCGGTTTGCCGAACGTAAGCCGCATCCACGTCAGCTATTACATTGTGTAGAGCACTATCAGGTGGCCAAAGAACAGGTCTTGCTGATTGGTGATTCTTGCAATGATATTGAAGCAGCACGTCGGGCCGGCATTGATTGTATTGTAGTCAGCTATGGCTATAATCATGGCGAGGATATTGCGGATTCGCAGCCACAGCAGATCGTGAGTGACTTAAGAGATTTGCTGAACTAG
- the trpE gene encoding anthranilate synthase component I: MTTQAQFQQLAAQGYNLIPVYRQRLADTETPLSVFARLKQHQHAYLFESVEGGENWARYSIIGLGESTVFSCNAGQLTIQHADGRLEQQACSDPFQYIRDFQAQFKVPTQAELPALPSFTGGLVGYFGYDTVRYIEPRLNNMPEADPVGLPDLWMMLSKTVIVFDNLKDTLFLIVHGDATDPVAYEKAQEQLNELENILATPVSLKAEKHTPPHFESLTGKDKFLESVEQVKEYIRAGDVMQVVPGHRMVSDFDGDPLQVYRALRHLNPSPYLFLVQGQTLDNQTPFHIVGSSPEILSRLENGIATVRPLAGTRPRGKSKEEDLALEQELLSDEKEIAEHVMLIDLGRNDVGRVSKTGKVQVTDQMVIERYSHVMHIVSNVQGEVRDDVDALDVFKATFPAGTLSGAPKIRAMEIIDEVEPVKRGIFGGAVGYLGWHGEMDMSIAIRTCVIRENKVYVQAGAGLVADSNPESEWNETQIKARAVIKAVELSSNGLIL, encoded by the coding sequence ATGACCACTCAAGCCCAATTCCAGCAACTTGCAGCACAAGGGTACAACCTGATTCCTGTTTATCGCCAGCGTCTGGCGGATACAGAAACCCCATTGTCCGTATTTGCCCGTTTAAAACAGCATCAACATGCCTATTTATTTGAATCTGTTGAGGGCGGTGAAAACTGGGCGCGCTATTCCATTATTGGACTCGGTGAATCTACCGTATTCTCCTGTAATGCAGGGCAACTCACAATACAACATGCCGATGGCCGCCTTGAGCAGCAGGCATGTAGCGATCCATTTCAATATATCCGTGATTTTCAGGCCCAGTTTAAAGTTCCGACTCAGGCCGAACTTCCGGCATTGCCAAGTTTTACCGGCGGTCTGGTCGGTTACTTTGGTTACGATACGGTGCGTTATATCGAACCACGCCTGAACAATATGCCTGAAGCGGATCCTGTGGGTCTGCCAGACCTCTGGATGATGCTGTCTAAAACCGTTATCGTGTTTGATAATTTAAAAGATACCTTGTTCCTGATTGTACATGGCGATGCCACGGATCCAGTTGCTTATGAAAAAGCACAGGAACAATTAAATGAACTGGAAAATATTCTGGCAACCCCAGTCAGCTTAAAAGCAGAAAAACATACCCCTCCGCATTTCGAGTCGCTCACCGGAAAAGATAAGTTTTTGGAGTCGGTAGAGCAGGTTAAGGAGTATATCCGTGCTGGAGATGTCATGCAGGTGGTACCAGGCCACCGGATGGTGTCTGACTTTGATGGCGACCCGTTACAGGTTTATCGCGCATTGCGTCATTTGAATCCATCCCCTTATCTGTTTTTGGTACAAGGACAGACCCTGGACAACCAGACGCCGTTTCATATTGTCGGTTCTTCACCAGAAATTCTGTCCCGTCTGGAAAATGGTATTGCTACAGTCCGCCCGCTGGCAGGAACCCGTCCACGCGGCAAGAGTAAAGAAGAAGATCTGGCTTTAGAACAAGAGTTGCTTTCTGATGAAAAAGAGATCGCCGAGCATGTCATGCTGATCGACTTGGGGCGAAATGATGTGGGGCGGGTCTCAAAAACTGGAAAAGTGCAAGTGACAGATCAAATGGTGATCGAGCGTTATTCCCATGTCATGCATATTGTGTCGAATGTACAGGGTGAAGTCCGCGATGATGTCGATGCGCTGGATGTTTTTAAAGCCACTTTCCCAGCAGGCACACTTTCTGGTGCGCCTAAAATCCGCGCCATGGAAATTATTGATGAAGTCGAGCCGGTAAAACGTGGGATTTTTGGCGGTGCTGTGGGTTATTTAGGCTGGCATGGTGAAATGGACATGTCGATTGCGATTCGTACCTGCGTTATTCGTGAAAATAAGGTCTATGTACAGGCCGGAGCAGGTTTAGTTGCAGACTCAAATCCTGAGTCTGAGTGGAATGAAACCCAAATAAAAGCTCGCGCAGTGATCAAAGCGGTTGAATTATCGTCAAACGGATTGATTTTGTGA